A DNA window from bacterium contains the following coding sequences:
- a CDS encoding Rpn family recombination-promoting nuclease/putative transposase, with the protein MEQITNPHDKFFKEVFTRKNTAREFLQNYLPDKVVSLLDLDSLEYTKDSFIDKHLKEYFSDLLFEADLKDGSGGYVYILFEHKSFQEPLTAFYLLRYMVKIWEMGLKKEGKPGFPVIIPLVLSHGDRSWQAGLNFRDLFAYPNDLACFIPDFQYLLWDASGYNDEDIKGKVILRMTLLILKYIFREDLTDHLPGILSLLRNLSEKGTALEYLETILKYILNAAPNVTYEEVRAAVDEALPDKGGEIMPTIADVLREEGMQRGLQQGLQQGLQQGILDILDRRFEAVPQSIVERLNKIRDASILKVLLRKGIEVESLEEFEDFAELIMK; encoded by the coding sequence ATGGAACAGATCACTAATCCTCACGACAAATTCTTCAAAGAGGTTTTTACCCGTAAGAATACAGCCAGGGAATTTCTCCAGAATTATCTGCCTGATAAGGTGGTTAGTCTGCTTGACTTGGATTCCCTGGAATACACCAAGGATTCATTTATAGATAAACACCTGAAGGAGTATTTTTCTGATCTGCTTTTCGAGGCAGACCTCAAAGACGGTTCAGGGGGGTATGTGTATATCCTTTTTGAGCACAAGAGCTTTCAAGAACCATTAACGGCCTTTTATCTTCTCAGATATATGGTGAAGATTTGGGAGATGGGGCTTAAGAAGGAAGGGAAGCCTGGATTTCCAGTGATTATTCCTTTGGTGTTGTCTCATGGAGATAGAAGCTGGCAGGCCGGGTTAAATTTCAGAGACCTTTTTGCCTATCCTAATGATCTGGCTTGCTTTATCCCTGATTTTCAGTATCTGCTTTGGGATGCGTCCGGGTACAATGATGAGGATATCAAGGGGAAGGTCATCTTGCGGATGACGCTGCTCATTTTAAAATACATATTTAGAGAGGATTTAACAGATCATCTTCCTGGAATACTTAGTCTTTTAAGGAATCTTTCTGAGAAGGGAACTGCTCTGGAATACCTTGAAACCATTTTGAAATACATACTCAATGCTGCCCCTAATGTTACCTATGAAGAGGTCAGGGCGGCGGTAGATGAAGCCTTACCGGACAAAGGAGGTGAGATCATGCCTACCATAGCTGATGTGTTAAGAGAAGAAGGTATGCAGCGGGGATTGCAGCAGGGATTGCAGCAGGGATTGCAGCAGGGAATCCTTGATATTCTTGATCGGCGTTTTGAGGCTGTTCCCCAGTCAATTGTGGAGAGATTAAATAAAATAAGAGATGCTTCCATCTTGAAGGTTCTTCTCAGGAAAGGGATAGAAGTAGAGTCATTGGAAGAATTTGAGGATTTTGCTGAATTGATTATGAAGTAA